Proteins encoded within one genomic window of Nonomuraea gerenzanensis:
- a CDS encoding ribonuclease HII produces the protein MTVAFRPRPSVVRRDSGLYAYERALARRGLTPIAGVDEAGRGACAGPLVVASVILRKQLDGLSDSKLLSPAVRERLHDQIMRVAHVGIVIIPPGEIDAKGLHRCNVSGMRRAVAQLPCDPEYILTDGFPVPGLPAPSLAVWKGDQVAACVAAASIVAKVTRDRLMVALDERYPQYGFAEHKGYVTPGHRLALETHGPCPDHRYSFVTVAREMGENEMGAGVA, from the coding sequence ATGACAGTTGCGTTCCGCCCTCGTCCGAGCGTCGTCCGGCGCGATTCCGGACTCTACGCCTACGAACGGGCACTGGCCCGCCGCGGCCTGACCCCCATCGCGGGCGTCGACGAGGCCGGCCGCGGCGCGTGCGCCGGGCCCCTGGTGGTCGCGTCCGTCATCCTGCGCAAGCAGCTCGACGGCCTGAGCGACTCGAAACTGCTGAGCCCCGCGGTGCGCGAACGCCTGCACGACCAGATCATGCGGGTCGCGCACGTCGGCATAGTGATCATCCCTCCGGGGGAGATCGACGCCAAAGGTCTGCACAGATGCAACGTCTCGGGAATGCGGCGGGCGGTCGCGCAGTTGCCCTGTGACCCGGAGTACATCCTGACGGACGGTTTCCCGGTCCCGGGGCTCCCGGCGCCGTCCCTGGCCGTGTGGAAGGGGGACCAGGTGGCCGCGTGCGTGGCGGCCGCGTCGATCGTGGCCAAGGTGACCAGGGATCGCTTGATGGTCGCGCTCGACGAGCGCTACCCGCAGTACGGCTTCGCCGAACACAAGGGGTATGTCACACCAGGACACCGGCTCGCGCTGGAAACGCACGGTCCGTGTCCTGATCACCGTTACTCCTTCGTCACGGTGGCGAGGGAGATGGGTGAGAATGAAATGGGGGCCGGGGTTGCCTGA
- a CDS encoding DUF2469 domain-containing protein codes for MSAEDLEKYETEMELQLYREYRDVVGLFTYVVETERRFYLTNSVDLDVRTAENGDVFFDVKMQDAWVWDMYRPARFVKNVRVVTFKDVNVEELAKADLEMPKEGFSAG; via the coding sequence ATGAGCGCAGAGGATCTCGAAAAGTACGAAACCGAGATGGAGCTGCAGCTTTACCGCGAATACCGTGATGTCGTCGGTTTGTTCACGTACGTGGTGGAGACTGAGCGGCGCTTCTACCTGACCAACTCGGTCGACCTCGACGTCCGTACCGCCGAGAACGGCGACGTCTTCTTCGATGTGAAGATGCAGGACGCGTGGGTGTGGGACATGTATCGGCCGGCGCGGTTCGTGAAGAACGTGCGGGTGGTGACGTTCAAGGATGTGAACGTGGAGGAGCTGGCCAAGGCGGATCTGGAGATGCCTAAGGAAGGGTTCTCTGCTGGGTAG
- a CDS encoding YraN family protein encodes MAKETKLELGKRGEQAAVTYLEANGMKVLDRNWRCRHGEIDILAEEGPTLVVVEVKTRSGRSHGTALESVSPTKLARLRMLAAKWLSAQPRTFETVRVDVIALERFAGDFALHHVRGAI; translated from the coding sequence ATGGCCAAGGAAACCAAGCTCGAACTAGGCAAACGCGGCGAACAAGCAGCCGTAACCTACCTAGAAGCCAACGGAATGAAGGTCCTGGACCGCAACTGGCGCTGCCGCCACGGCGAAATCGACATCCTCGCGGAAGAAGGCCCCACCCTCGTCGTGGTCGAGGTCAAAACCCGCTCAGGCAGATCCCACGGCACAGCACTGGAATCCGTGAGCCCCACCAAACTGGCCAGACTGCGCATGCTCGCCGCCAAATGGCTCTCCGCACAACCCCGCACGTTCGAAACGGTCCGCGTCGACGTCATAGCCCTGGAACGCTTCGCAGGAGATTTCGCCCTCCACCACGTAAGGGGGGCGATCTAG
- a CDS encoding YifB family Mg chelatase-like AAA ATPase: MAVARTRSVALVGVAGRTVEVEADVGNGLAGIHLIGLPDTALSEARDRVRSAMVNSNYPWPDARIIVSLFPASLPKRGSQFDLAIAMAILGAAGVVPAERIAEPFFLGELGLDGRIRAVRGVLPSVLGAAKHGDVTVVVPSANCAEAVLVPDVKVIPVADLRQLVEWLRKGDAPPEPEIEIEEYADPPKTTCAPGVDLADVVGQPVARRALEVCAAGGHNLWMLGPPGTGKTMLAERLPTLLPDLELDHALEVTAIHSVAGVLPPNAPMMSHPPFVSPHHTATAAAIIGGGSTIVRPGAVSLAHRGVLFMDEAPEFPRHVLDGLRQPLESGRVTVSRSAGSVTFPARFMLVLAANPCPCSQAEDQGETCRCSPTIRRRYLGRLSGPLLDRIDMKVTVARSSRRELLADRQFVETSKTVAERVLVARERAAKRLAGTQWRSNAEIPSSVLHADYRPSDAAMQPMTACLDAGTLTARGLDRVVRVAWTLADLAGKDLPGQDETNAALSFWLGVR; encoded by the coding sequence ATGGCGGTGGCCCGCACGCGCAGCGTGGCCCTGGTAGGAGTCGCGGGCCGCACGGTCGAGGTCGAAGCCGACGTGGGCAACGGCCTGGCAGGCATCCATCTCATCGGTCTGCCCGACACCGCGCTGAGCGAGGCCCGCGACCGCGTCAGATCGGCGATGGTCAACAGTAACTACCCCTGGCCCGACGCCCGCATCATCGTCAGCCTCTTCCCGGCCAGCCTGCCGAAGCGGGGCTCCCAGTTCGACCTCGCCATCGCCATGGCCATCCTGGGCGCGGCCGGCGTGGTCCCGGCAGAGCGCATCGCGGAGCCGTTCTTCCTGGGAGAGCTCGGCCTCGACGGCCGCATCAGAGCCGTACGCGGCGTGCTCCCCTCCGTCCTGGGCGCGGCCAAGCACGGTGACGTCACGGTCGTGGTTCCCTCCGCGAACTGCGCCGAGGCCGTCCTCGTCCCCGACGTGAAGGTGATCCCGGTCGCGGACCTGCGCCAGCTCGTGGAGTGGCTGCGCAAGGGCGACGCCCCACCCGAGCCCGAGATCGAGATCGAGGAGTACGCCGACCCGCCCAAGACCACCTGCGCCCCCGGCGTCGACCTGGCGGACGTCGTCGGCCAGCCGGTCGCCCGGCGAGCACTCGAAGTGTGCGCGGCCGGCGGCCACAACCTGTGGATGCTCGGCCCGCCGGGCACCGGCAAGACCATGCTGGCCGAACGCCTCCCCACCCTCCTGCCGGACCTGGAGCTCGATCACGCCCTGGAGGTCACCGCCATCCATTCGGTCGCCGGCGTCCTGCCGCCCAACGCGCCGATGATGAGCCACCCTCCGTTCGTCAGCCCGCACCACACGGCGACCGCCGCCGCGATCATCGGCGGCGGCAGCACGATCGTCCGCCCCGGAGCCGTCTCCCTGGCCCACAGAGGCGTGCTCTTCATGGACGAGGCCCCGGAATTCCCCCGGCATGTCCTGGACGGGCTGAGACAACCCCTGGAGTCCGGCCGGGTGACGGTGTCGAGGTCCGCAGGCTCGGTCACGTTCCCCGCCCGGTTCATGCTCGTCCTGGCGGCCAACCCGTGCCCCTGCTCCCAGGCGGAGGACCAGGGGGAGACCTGCAGATGCTCTCCCACCATCAGACGCCGCTACCTGGGCCGCCTCTCCGGCCCGCTCCTCGACCGCATCGACATGAAGGTCACGGTCGCCCGCTCCTCCCGCCGCGAGCTCCTGGCCGACCGCCAGTTCGTGGAGACGAGCAAGACGGTCGCAGAACGGGTCCTGGTGGCTCGTGAACGAGCCGCCAAGCGCCTGGCGGGCACGCAGTGGCGCTCCAACGCCGAGATCCCCTCCTCCGTCCTCCACGCCGACTACCGCCCTTCGGACGCCGCCATGCAGCCCATGACGGCCTGCCTGGACGCCGGCACCCTCACCGCCCGCGGCCTCGACCGCGTCGTACGAGTGGCCTGGACCCTCGCCGACCTGGCCGGCAAAGACCTCCCAGGACAGGACGAAACCAACGCGGCGCTCAGCTTCTGGCTCGGTGTGCGATGA
- the dprA gene encoding DNA-processing protein DprA produces the protein MTESATQSDRQHETARGVEAVRGVESESEIESESEIESESEIESESEIEARAALMRAADVGDVTMGSLVAQYGAPQAVEAIRTRTLPPDFIARQAQHERPPNLTSCLNAWYTRLAAANPAADLEAGRRSGARLIIPGSPEWPTQLNQLGRSRPLGLWVHGNADLRFSCLKSVAIVGARAATSYGSHIAAEFGVGLSESGWTVVSGGAFGVDGAAHKGALAAGAPTVVVLACGVDVSYPSAHEPLFAEIREKGVLISECPPGVHPTRARFLIRNRLIAALSRGTVVVEAAIRSGALNTATHALSLNRHLGAVPGPITSAMSAGCHKLLRERKAVCITSPEDMIDLVGMLGDDLAPQIRAPAVPRDRLNEPTKRVLDAVPARGGAGPASIAVAAGLSLDTTLSALGGLAAAGYIERTPRGWRLRKQPTTYRKAPDSAALEPPPLPEPDPTDIPPPHDPPPHDPPPHHPPPHDDFRPATPNPLTERRLTPAQDRPESDTQHDPGT, from the coding sequence ATGACGGAGAGCGCGACTCAATCCGACAGACAACACGAGACCGCCAGGGGAGTTGAGGCTGTCAGGGGAGTCGAGTCCGAAAGCGAGATCGAGTCCGAGAGCGAGATCGAGTCCGAGAGCGAGATCGAGTCCGAAAGCGAGATCGAGGCGAGAGCCGCTCTCATGCGAGCCGCCGACGTCGGAGACGTCACCATGGGCAGCCTCGTAGCCCAGTACGGCGCCCCACAGGCAGTGGAAGCCATCCGCACCCGCACCCTCCCTCCGGACTTCATCGCCAGACAAGCCCAGCACGAACGCCCACCCAACCTCACGTCCTGCCTGAACGCCTGGTACACCCGCCTGGCAGCCGCCAACCCCGCGGCCGACCTCGAAGCCGGCCGACGATCCGGAGCCAGGCTGATCATCCCCGGCAGCCCGGAATGGCCCACCCAGCTCAACCAACTGGGCCGCAGCCGCCCCCTCGGCCTCTGGGTGCACGGCAACGCCGACCTCCGCTTCTCCTGCCTCAAATCCGTGGCCATCGTCGGAGCCAGGGCCGCCACCTCGTACGGCTCCCACATCGCGGCCGAGTTCGGCGTCGGTCTCAGCGAGTCAGGCTGGACCGTCGTCTCCGGCGGCGCCTTCGGCGTGGACGGTGCGGCCCACAAGGGCGCTCTGGCCGCCGGAGCACCCACAGTCGTGGTCCTGGCCTGCGGCGTCGACGTCTCCTACCCGAGCGCCCACGAGCCCTTGTTCGCCGAGATCAGAGAGAAGGGCGTCCTCATCAGCGAGTGCCCGCCCGGCGTACACCCGACCAGAGCCCGCTTCCTCATCCGCAACCGTCTGATAGCGGCCCTGTCACGAGGAACGGTCGTCGTCGAAGCCGCCATCCGCAGCGGCGCCCTCAACACAGCCACCCACGCCCTGTCCCTCAACAGGCACCTGGGAGCAGTCCCGGGCCCCATCACCTCCGCGATGTCAGCCGGTTGCCACAAACTCCTCCGAGAACGCAAGGCCGTCTGCATCACCTCCCCGGAAGACATGATCGACCTCGTAGGCATGCTCGGCGACGACCTCGCCCCGCAGATCCGCGCCCCCGCCGTTCCCAGAGACAGACTCAACGAGCCGACCAAGAGAGTCCTGGACGCGGTCCCGGCCAGAGGCGGCGCAGGCCCCGCCTCGATCGCGGTGGCAGCCGGCCTGAGCCTCGACACGACCCTGAGCGCCCTCGGCGGCTTGGCAGCCGCCGGCTACATCGAACGCACCCCCAGAGGCTGGCGCCTCCGCAAACAGCCGACCACGTACCGCAAGGCCCCCGACTCCGCAGCCCTCGAACCCCCACCTCTCCCGGAACCAGACCCGACCGACATCCCGCCACCGCACGACCCGCCACCGCACGACCCGCCACCCCATCACCCGCCACCCCACGACGACTTCCGCCCCGCGACGCCGAATCCCCTGACCGAACGGCGGCTGACCCCAGCTCAAGATCGCCCCGAGAGCGACACGCAGCACGACCCCGGTACCTGA
- a CDS encoding helix-turn-helix domain-containing protein, translated as MDTLELLAHPVRLRIVHAMRGGRMLTTSQLCARIPDVSKATLYRHIELLALEGVLEVAEERRVRGAVERRYRLRQDLAVIDPAMVESLTPDDHRRGFATAMAILLAEFNAYLDRDEADPVADLVGYRQHAIWLSHDELHELISELRAAIAPRLSNPSAPDRTQYLLSPILFPIESPSSALDPDGSGEALDR; from the coding sequence GTGGACACCTTGGAACTTCTGGCCCACCCGGTACGGCTCCGCATCGTCCACGCGATGCGAGGCGGTCGCATGCTCACGACGTCCCAACTGTGCGCGCGCATCCCCGACGTCTCCAAGGCCACGCTCTACCGCCACATCGAGCTGCTTGCGCTCGAGGGAGTCCTGGAGGTGGCCGAAGAGCGGCGGGTACGCGGAGCCGTCGAGCGCCGCTACCGCCTACGCCAGGACCTCGCGGTGATCGACCCCGCCATGGTCGAATCGCTGACGCCCGACGACCACCGGCGCGGCTTCGCCACAGCCATGGCCATCCTGCTCGCCGAGTTCAACGCCTACCTCGACCGGGACGAGGCCGACCCGGTCGCCGATCTCGTCGGCTACCGGCAGCACGCGATCTGGCTCAGCCACGACGAACTGCACGAACTGATCAGCGAGCTACGCGCCGCCATCGCCCCCCGCCTCTCGAACCCCTCGGCTCCCGACCGCACGCAATACCTGCTCAGCCCGATCCTGTTCCCGATCGAGTCACCGTCGTCAGCCCTTGATCCGGACGGCAGCGGGGAAGCTCTCGATCGTTGA
- a CDS encoding alpha/beta hydrolase, whose translation MGVGEAVEPGAVAVSVVEMAGAGRFEEIEQLLAPSLRAVVSARLLQEAWHGEVVAKRGGVAGVGRPVSEGAGAGLVRVSVPIDCREGEFALVVVVDEGGSLHGLQLAAAGTGAWTMPSYVEPERFFEQDVTVAAGTHAVPGTLSLPHGEGPWPAVVVLSGGGPFDRDETSGPNKPLKDLAWGLASRGVAVLRFDKVTYTHREMMTASDFTMTGEYVPYAVAAVRLLQGRPEVDAGRVFLVGHSMGGKVAPRVAAEESSVAGLVIMAGDTQPMHRAAVRVVRYLARVSPGMVPEAAVEGLVGQAAVVDSPDFSLSTPATELPFGLPASYWLDLRDYDPVATAAGLDKPMFILQGGRDYQVTVADDLSGWRAGLGHRSDVTIRVYDADNHLFFPGEGVSTPEEYEAAQHVDPAVVEDVAEWVAAVRGAGVRLS comes from the coding sequence GTGGGCGTGGGAGAAGCCGTCGAGCCGGGTGCGGTTGCCGTCTCTGTTGTGGAGATGGCAGGTGCGGGGCGTTTTGAGGAGATCGAGCAGTTGCTTGCTCCGTCGCTGCGGGCTGTCGTGTCTGCGCGACTGTTGCAGGAGGCGTGGCACGGCGAGGTGGTCGCCAAGCGGGGTGGGGTGGCCGGCGTCGGGCGGCCGGTGAGTGAGGGGGCCGGTGCGGGGTTGGTGCGGGTGAGCGTTCCGATCGACTGCCGGGAGGGTGAGTTCGCCCTCGTTGTGGTGGTCGATGAGGGTGGCAGTCTGCATGGGCTGCAGTTGGCGGCAGCGGGGACGGGGGCGTGGACGATGCCGTCTTATGTTGAGCCTGAGCGCTTCTTCGAGCAGGACGTCACCGTTGCCGCCGGTACTCACGCGGTGCCGGGCACGTTGAGCTTGCCGCATGGTGAGGGGCCGTGGCCTGCTGTCGTGGTGCTCAGTGGAGGGGGGCCGTTCGACCGCGATGAGACGAGCGGGCCCAACAAGCCGCTCAAGGATCTCGCTTGGGGGCTGGCCAGTCGGGGTGTGGCCGTGCTGCGCTTCGACAAGGTGACTTACACGCATCGGGAGATGATGACCGCGTCGGACTTCACGATGACCGGCGAGTACGTCCCGTACGCGGTGGCTGCCGTTCGGTTGCTTCAGGGGCGGCCCGAAGTGGATGCCGGGCGGGTCTTCTTGGTGGGGCACAGCATGGGGGGCAAGGTGGCTCCGCGGGTGGCCGCCGAGGAGAGTTCCGTGGCCGGACTGGTGATCATGGCTGGTGATACGCAGCCCATGCATCGCGCCGCTGTGCGGGTGGTGCGCTACCTCGCCAGAGTGAGTCCGGGCATGGTCCCGGAGGCTGCGGTCGAGGGTCTTGTCGGGCAGGCGGCCGTGGTCGACAGCCCCGACTTCTCGCTCTCCACGCCGGCTACGGAGCTGCCTTTCGGGTTGCCCGCTTCGTATTGGCTGGATCTGCGTGACTATGACCCGGTCGCCACTGCGGCGGGCCTGGACAAGCCGATGTTCATCCTTCAGGGAGGCCGGGATTATCAGGTCACTGTCGCGGACGATCTGTCCGGGTGGCGTGCGGGCCTTGGCCACCGTTCCGATGTGACGATTCGGGTGTACGACGCCGATAACCACCTCTTCTTTCCTGGTGAGGGTGTTTCCACGCCTGAGGAGTACGAGGCTGCGCAACATGTCGATCCGGCTGTGGTCGAGGACGTCGCGGAGTGGGTTGCCGCGGTGCGGGGGGCTGGTGTGCGGTTGTCGTAG
- a CDS encoding tyrosine recombinase XerC, producing the protein MDRDEVVAEFGRYLRLERDLSPHTVRAYLADVNSLLDHTGGEVEGLDIGVLREWLAGQHAAGKARATLARRTACARTFTAYCHRRGWLVADPGLLLGSAKSPRALPAVLDQRQAEAVLAVPSEGEPKELRDQALLELLYATGVRVGELCALDVDDVDRERNVIRVLGKGRKERSVPFGAPALRALDRWCIHGRPLLMRAGSGAALFLGVRGGRIDAGTVRRVVHARLAQVEGAPDMGPHGLRHSAATHLLEGGADLRSVQELLGHASLSTTQIYTHVSIERLRAAYRQAHPRA; encoded by the coding sequence GTGGACAGGGACGAGGTTGTGGCGGAGTTCGGGCGGTATCTGCGGCTTGAGCGTGATCTTTCGCCGCATACGGTTCGGGCGTACCTGGCTGATGTGAACTCTCTGCTCGACCACACTGGCGGGGAGGTCGAGGGGCTGGACATCGGGGTGCTCAGGGAGTGGCTGGCGGGGCAGCATGCTGCTGGGAAAGCGCGGGCTACGTTGGCGCGGCGGACTGCGTGCGCTCGTACCTTCACCGCTTACTGCCATCGACGGGGCTGGCTGGTGGCGGATCCCGGGTTGCTGCTGGGCAGCGCGAAGTCGCCTCGGGCGTTGCCTGCCGTGCTTGATCAGCGGCAGGCGGAGGCTGTGCTGGCGGTGCCTTCCGAGGGGGAGCCCAAGGAATTGCGGGATCAGGCGCTGCTGGAGCTGCTGTATGCCACGGGTGTGCGGGTGGGTGAGCTTTGTGCGCTCGATGTGGACGACGTGGATCGTGAGCGGAACGTCATCAGAGTGCTGGGGAAAGGGCGGAAAGAGCGGTCGGTGCCGTTCGGGGCGCCTGCGCTGCGGGCGTTGGATCGGTGGTGCATTCATGGGCGGCCGTTGTTGATGCGGGCCGGATCGGGGGCGGCGCTTTTTCTCGGGGTGCGGGGTGGTCGTATCGATGCGGGGACTGTTCGGCGGGTGGTGCATGCGCGGTTGGCGCAGGTGGAGGGGGCTCCGGATATGGGGCCGCATGGGTTGCGGCATAGTGCGGCGACGCATCTGCTGGAGGGTGGGGCTGATCTTCGGAGTGTTCAGGAGTTGCTCGGGCATGCGTCTTTGAGTACGACGCAGATTTATACGCACGTTTCTATCGAGAGGTTGCGGGCGGCGTATCGGCAGGCGCATCCGAGGGCTTGA
- a CDS encoding MFS transporter, whose translation MRKQRDYRLLWTARTISVTGSEVSKLAIPLTAVTLLTASPSQMGILTAAASVPVLLFGLQSGAIADRLTRHRPLMIACELVSCAAAVTIPIAWLLGILNVVWLVAVALVIGTAGVLFKAANFPHLAAVVDPSQRTEAMAGFHASYSVASVSGPGLAGLLVQLLTAPLAVLAEAFAFLTSALLLRTIRTPEHNTPSASRSMWRDVVEGLKTSVTHPVLRALLGAGVTINFFAMAYTAVYMLYMLNTLDIPKALIGALIALSGAGGLLGAWLTARLSKRYGENRVLLISVIFFPIEILAVGLLTGPLWWKLSLLALTSTITGGIVVAFATCMGAITLRETPPELRGRVNATTTFAVQGVLALGGLAGGFLAELVGLRPVILICAAGIALSTIWIWTSPLRPHHRRTVNT comes from the coding sequence CTGCGCAAGCAACGCGACTACCGCCTCCTCTGGACGGCCCGCACCATCTCCGTCACCGGTTCGGAGGTCTCCAAGCTGGCCATCCCGTTGACCGCGGTCACCCTGCTGACCGCCTCCCCCTCCCAGATGGGCATCCTCACCGCCGCCGCCTCGGTCCCGGTCCTCCTGTTCGGCCTCCAGTCGGGAGCCATCGCCGACCGGCTCACCCGCCACCGCCCGCTGATGATCGCTTGCGAGCTCGTCTCCTGCGCCGCCGCGGTCACGATCCCCATCGCCTGGCTGCTCGGCATACTGAACGTCGTCTGGCTGGTAGCCGTTGCCCTGGTCATCGGCACAGCAGGCGTACTCTTCAAGGCCGCGAACTTCCCGCACCTGGCAGCGGTGGTCGACCCCTCCCAGCGAACGGAGGCCATGGCCGGCTTCCACGCCTCCTATTCGGTGGCGTCAGTCAGCGGCCCCGGCCTGGCGGGCCTCCTGGTGCAACTCCTCACGGCTCCTCTGGCCGTACTGGCTGAGGCGTTCGCGTTCCTGACCTCGGCCCTCCTGCTGCGCACCATCAGAACCCCCGAGCACAACACCCCCTCGGCGTCCAGGAGCATGTGGCGCGACGTCGTGGAAGGCCTGAAGACCAGCGTCACCCACCCGGTCCTGCGCGCACTCCTGGGAGCCGGCGTCACCATCAACTTCTTCGCCATGGCCTACACGGCCGTCTACATGCTCTACATGCTGAACACCCTCGACATCCCCAAAGCTCTCATCGGCGCCCTCATCGCCCTGAGCGGCGCCGGCGGCCTCCTCGGCGCCTGGCTGACGGCCCGCCTGTCCAAGCGCTACGGCGAGAACCGCGTCCTGCTCATCTCGGTGATCTTCTTCCCCATCGAGATCCTCGCAGTGGGCCTGCTGACCGGCCCGTTGTGGTGGAAGCTCTCCCTGCTGGCCCTGACCAGCACGATCACGGGCGGCATCGTCGTCGCCTTCGCCACCTGCATGGGCGCCATCACCCTCAGGGAAACCCCTCCAGAGCTACGCGGCCGCGTGAACGCCACCACGACCTTCGCCGTCCAAGGCGTCCTGGCCCTGGGCGGGCTCGCCGGCGGCTTCCTCGCCGAACTCGTGGGCCTACGCCCCGTCATCCTCATCTGCGCAGCCGGCATAGCCCTCAGCACCATCTGGATCTGGACGTCCCCCCTCCGCCCCCATCACCGCCGCACCGTCAACACCTGA
- a CDS encoding ArsR/SmtB family transcription factor — MTQEREGLSDPKAMRALAHPARLMILNRLRVQGSATATEVAEIAGITPSAASYHLRMLAKYGFVEDAPPRGDGRERVWQGVDRPLSVGTRPDDQPEVRAAKVLLIAAFRRDANEEAERALANSDLEPDEWREVTLFSRHRLRVDPEELARLNRQIEELIEPYFARDRGAEVAPAGARLVEAQINLFPVAARVVPGLPTEDHDAGRGDE; from the coding sequence ATGACGCAGGAGAGAGAAGGGCTCAGCGACCCCAAGGCGATGCGGGCGCTGGCTCATCCGGCGAGGTTGATGATCCTCAACAGGCTTCGGGTGCAGGGGAGCGCGACCGCGACCGAGGTGGCGGAGATCGCGGGGATCACGCCCAGTGCCGCCAGTTATCACCTGCGGATGTTGGCCAAGTACGGGTTCGTGGAGGACGCGCCGCCGCGGGGGGATGGCAGGGAGCGGGTGTGGCAGGGCGTGGACCGGCCGCTGAGTGTGGGGACGCGGCCTGATGATCAGCCGGAGGTGCGGGCGGCGAAGGTGTTGTTGATCGCGGCGTTCCGGCGGGATGCGAACGAGGAGGCGGAGCGGGCGCTGGCGAACTCCGATCTGGAGCCGGACGAGTGGCGGGAGGTGACGTTGTTCAGCCGGCATCGTCTCCGGGTCGATCCTGAGGAGCTTGCGCGGCTGAATCGGCAGATCGAGGAGTTGATCGAGCCGTATTTCGCTCGGGACCGGGGTGCGGAGGTCGCGCCTGCGGGGGCCCGGCTCGTGGAGGCGCAGATCAATCTGTTTCCGGTGGCGGCGAGGGTGGTTCCGGGGCTGCCCACCGAGGACCACGATGCTGGGCGGGGAGACGAGTGA
- the rpsB gene encoding 30S ribosomal protein S2 has protein sequence MAPVVTMRQLLESGVHFGHQTRRWNPKMKRFIFTERNGIYIIDLQKSLSYIDRAYDFVKETVAHGGTILFIGTKKQAQEAISEQAARVGMPYVNQRWLGGMLTNFSTVHKRLQRLKELEELDFDNVAGSGLTKKELLMRRREKDKLERTLGGIRDMGRVPSAVWVVDTKKEHIAISEAKKLGIPVVAILDTNCDPDEVDYPIPGNDDAIRAVGLLTRVVADGVAAGLMARSGAARGDEKPAAAEPLAEWERELIEQGTGERAADEAPAAPEAAAEEGAAAEAAAPAEAEAAEAAPAEAEAAGEAEVAAQGETETEQQA, from the coding sequence ATGGCCCCCGTCGTCACCATGCGACAGCTGCTCGAGAGCGGCGTTCACTTCGGCCACCAGACTCGGCGCTGGAACCCGAAGATGAAGCGCTTCATCTTCACCGAGCGCAACGGCATCTACATCATCGACCTGCAGAAGTCTCTGTCGTACATCGACCGTGCCTATGACTTCGTGAAGGAGACCGTGGCGCACGGCGGCACGATCCTGTTCATCGGCACGAAGAAGCAGGCTCAGGAGGCCATCTCCGAGCAGGCCGCGCGGGTCGGCATGCCGTACGTCAACCAGCGCTGGCTGGGTGGCATGCTCACCAACTTCTCCACCGTGCACAAGAGGCTGCAGCGTCTGAAGGAGCTCGAGGAGCTCGACTTCGACAACGTCGCGGGCTCGGGGCTCACCAAGAAGGAGCTCCTCATGCGCCGCCGTGAGAAGGACAAGCTCGAGCGCACGCTCGGCGGTATCCGCGACATGGGCCGCGTGCCCAGCGCCGTGTGGGTCGTCGACACCAAGAAGGAGCACATCGCGATCAGCGAGGCCAAGAAGCTTGGCATCCCGGTCGTCGCGATCCTCGACACCAACTGCGACCCCGACGAGGTCGACTACCCGATCCCCGGCAACGACGACGCCATCCGCGCCGTCGGCCTGCTGACCAGGGTCGTCGCCGATGGTGTCGCCGCCGGTCTGATGGCGCGCTCCGGCGCCGCCCGCGGTGACGAGAAGCCGGCCGCCGCCGAGCCGCTGGCCGAGTGGGAGCGCGAGCTCATCGAGCAGGGCACCGGCGAGCGTGCGGCCGACGAGGCACCTGCCGCTCCCGAGGCCGCCGCCGAGGAGGGCGCCGCTGCCGAGGCCGCTGCTCCGGCCGAGGCTGAGGCCGCCGAGGCTGCTCCCGCCGAGGCTGAGGCCGCCGGCGAGGCCGAGGTCGCTGCTCAGGGCGAGACCGAGACCGAGCAGCAGGCCTGA